A window of Poecilia reticulata strain Guanapo linkage group LG23, Guppy_female_1.0+MT, whole genome shotgun sequence genomic DNA:
TATCTGAGCTAGGCGTGCAAAGTAATTTTCCAGACCACCAAGCGGACAAGGACGCGTTTTCCATCTCTCAGCATGGGGAACCTTGCGCTCTCCACCAggtaaaacatgaaatgaatcGTTGCTTTGATATGATTCAGGAAAATAAGGACAGGTTGCTAATGTATCATTTTGAGACGCGGTGGGGATGTATTAACACGCGTCGAGTTCATCGCATccagccacacacacatttagCTTCATTTGTAAAGGAGGAGAGCTTCACAAGCCGCCTCCTTTCGTTTGTTGGCGTTTGGTTATCAAGTCGTTTCAGGAATTCAAGGACCTACAATAGGCCGATATGAAAAGCACTCTTGGTCTATTTTTAGAAGACTATTGCAGTTAAAATCCCAAGAATTGGGAGAAATCTAAGGCTGACACGGAGCTGAATGCGTTTAGGCTACAGACggaaacgaacaaaaaaaaactgactagTTTGTATGCGTCGCAATGGCTGCACCAAACCTAGAGGTTCTGAATGCTGAAATGTTGAGATAGTTTGAAAATTTTACTTTGGTTAGGTTTGAACGTGGTAATTAAACTACGTGTTTTTCGGTTCAATGTAAAtgagaagaaatttaaaacattttctagacatacaaatgaaaaaaaagggTTGAATTTGGGAGGTTATGCTGATTTGCTGATTGTGGGGGAGCCAAATTCAACACTGTTTGGGCAAGGAGCCTTTTATTGCATCACTTAATTATTTAACAGCAGTCTGATTTCTTTTAGTCTTGCTTAACAACTGTAATACACATTAGGTAATCACATCTTATGAATTGTTCACATTGTTCTGCTTAAATAACCCTTCATGCCATTAGCATACTTGTGATTTGACTTCTCAAGTACtgggtcattttatttatagtaGTAGTGGTAGAAATTAGTAGTAATAATACCAATTATAATATTATTTGAaatggtgaaaacaaaaataaacaaatatgttaGTAAGATTATGCCAACTGCTATTTTGTTACAAGTTATTGTATTTTGGATCTGAAATCTTTTACAGAGTGAAGAAGTTTTAGACATCTTTCATGGTGAAACACCCCTGTGcaatgttattttaaagcttgttttatgaatctgttttagaataaagcataaatacatatgttccaaaattgttagttttttaaaataatcttttagcATATCTTTAAGAGAAGAgttgtattgtttatttttttcctgtgtcaAAGGAAAAAACAGTGTTATAAGGTAACAGAATCTTAGATATTGTTCACATCAGTCAAAACTTACTAAATAGTTTGACATTTTAGCAATTCATGGCTCACTTCAAGTCTAAACTATTCTTTCATTTTGGAGTCTATCTCGAACATGCATAGCTCAAAGAAAAAACCAAAAGGCTTAAGATGTTGCGAGTTTATTCTCCCTCTGTAGACTATTATGAAATCTGACTCATCTCCTcctttttcagtcttttcaggACTGATGCAACCACGTCTGAACCAGACAACTCAGGGAAGTTTGTAGCCAGGAGAATATGCACTGGCATCATTTATTACTACACTCCAATGACAGCGGCGGAGCACCAGACAGTCACCCTTGCCAAAGACTCTCAGGCCACATCAACTCTGCTCCCCGCCTCATCTCCAGTGTCTTTAGAAACGCCTCCCCACACAGCTGTTTCCTCCCAGACGCAGTCAGATGCTGCTTCCAATTCTCGCCCTCTTCTCCTATTCTTCTCCTGGCTCGGCGCCCAACCTGGGGCCGTAGCAAAGTACAGGGACCTCTACCTTGACCGTGACATGGATGTCCTCCTCATCCAGAGCAGCGTAATGCACTTCCTGTGGCCTCGATGGGGCCTCAGCTACGGGTTGGagattttgaatattttagaggAGCCTCCTTTCACAGGAAGACTCATACTGGTGCATGCTTCTTCCATTGGTGGCTACACTTTCACGCAGCTGCTCACCCACATTGCTCAGGATCCAAAACGGCACACTCCTCTGGCGCATAGAGTGATAGGGCACATTTATGACAGTCTAGTGGTCGGCTCTCTGGATCACATGGCAACAGGTGAGTGAGAGTGATGCACTGCGACTGTGCTGGAGCTCAGATTACTTTTGTGTTGTGTGTCAGAACTCTCTATAATTAATTGACTGTTGACCTACTGCCCCATTTTGTCTGAAGCACAggatttccaagttttttttgtttttttccccccaccctATTTTAGGACATTAATCTGTTTTagtaatataatatataaatattccaATACTTCAACACATGAAGTATTATTCTCTTATTGTCGATTTATTTACTTGGGTAATGATGTTTAAgactaataattaaaataaaactgcgtGGAATTTCCGTTTTAACTCTAATTGATGCCTTCTGTGACACTGTATGCAAATTATaagcagtgccttgcaaaagtatatATACTTCTCGAACTTTTCACTACGCTCATAACTacaaacaaccacaaactcAGATGTAATTTATCtcaattttatgtgatagactaaCAGAACGTAGCCTATAACTGAAAAGTGTATTCCGTTTTATTAGCCTCTAGATCAACACTGACCAGGTTCCCCATCTctacaccatgatgctgccatcaccaaaTTTTAAAGGGGCGTTGGTCTGTTTAGTGGGATGTGCAGAGTCAGTTTTCCACCAAGTTTTCTCATGATGTTTTATAGACCtgccctgctttaaacttctctgcCATTTCATTcctgacctgcctgctgtgtCTCTTGGTCTTCATGTTGTTTGTGGACAGCAAACAGTCTTGTTTGTGAAAATCACTCCTATTTGGTCTTTACACAACTTGTGATTGTAGTTTGacattatctaaaaatgttcaACGCTATCagaacttttgcaaggcactgatTATTGATCCTGTCGTTTTTGTGTATAGACAGGACAACTAGAAGTTTTGCACTGTCCAGTTAGTGCATGCCATTGCAGGAATAATGCAACACTACATTtatattattcatttaattgttttccagGGCTTGGGAAGACCTTGGTGCCACGTTTAGAGGGATTCGTCAAAACCACCGCCATGCTCTACTTCAGGCTCTTCAAGTCGTACACTGCAGACTTGTACGAGAACAGcatccaggttttccacaacagtCCGGTCACTTCTCCAGCCCTCTTCTTCTTTAGCGAAAACGATGCAATGTGCAGCACTACTGTCCTGGAAAAGCTGATGGACTTGTGGAGGCGGAGGGGAGTTTCTGTGGACGGCAGGAAGTGGAAGAAGTCAACACATGCCGCCCACCTGCGATGCCACCCAGAAGAGTACGTTTCCACACTGCAGCGGTTTTTGAACTCCCTGTCAGTTCCTTCCCATAAATCTAACATTTAAACTCTGTGGCAAATTGtaagtttcaaacattttcacttatttcCACAACATGCACTGCTAGCTCAAAGAGAATGCACTTTAACTATTTTCATATTATACctctgattttctttaaaaatgtaactaaagtATTTGCTTTGCCATCTTTACTTTTGTCATTGTAATCGAGGTAACATTTGAAGTATTTATGAACGTACTGTAACACTTGTTTGTCTTGCACAATAactgttttgttatttgttgataaaaatacatactgcacaaattaaaaaagaatttgGAAACTATGAGCTTTACatgtgcaaatatttatttttttcattatttcagacGGAGAATAGCCATGCGTCTTCACTTTCCTTTATGACTGTTTAGGTTACTATGGTGAAcagatttcattattttaaacctgtctGCATCACCAGTGAGTAATCTGAATTAGTACAAGAGGTAGAGGAGGGCTGGCTGGAGGCCATTGGTGCAACCAGTGACAGGATACTAAAGGGGTTTTGTTCCAGTTTACTGAAGTGAGTCCATGAAGGCGGAGCCTCTATCAACCAGTGATAAAATAGGTCAGAAACGCAGCGACCAGATGTACAGAATATCGGTCCATTAGGATGAGTGTAGAGATTATGGTCTTTTGTTCAATGTAAAATGCTTCACTGAGCACAGACTCATAAAATGCACTTCTTTTTTGAGTGAAGAGAAAAGCACACAAAGCACTTTTACACTGGGAAAAAGAAGTGTCTCAATTAATTGCATCTGAAGATTatacattttactttagttactttggggtttttttacgCTCAGTTTGAAGCATTTTCATGTTTGCAAGTTTCCAAGACCCTCATATTCTTTAGACATCGTCACAATGTCCTGATGCCCCGCTCAGCAGTGGCGTGCTTCTTGTTTGAGCATTCCAGTCGTCGCTAATAGATTAAATTGaactcaataaaatatttttttctctctctcattctAAACATAGTAGCCCAAATCTCTAGCAGGTAAGACTAGATTTACCTGTTGTCCTACTGTGAACTGAATCTGCAAGCTTTCCACTCAAAGAAGCGTGACAGGTTTATGTTTCTGCACTACATTAATAAGTGAAGGTCAGTTTTGAGGAACAAGCCAGAGGTTACAGTCACCTCTGCTGGACATGAAGCCACATGTTGGATTTAGCATCAGATAGCAGCTGCACTTAGTGATGTCAATGACCTACTTTCAATGAGAGAGACTCGGTGAACAGCTATGTCTCAACTTCAAAGAGGTTATTTGTTAACTGGcatgaaatgtctgaaaaatagtttttaattgctctaaacaacaaattattaaCATTGTTTCTCTCATTAAAAAANNNNNNNNNNNNNNNNNNNNNNNNNNNNNNNNNNNNNNNNNNNNNatatatatatatatatatatatatatatatatatatataaacaaaatatgtcGTAGGAAAATGTTAGGATATCCTGCCCCCTAGTGTTGGTTTAAGAAAGTTTCCCCACTGCTGACATTTAGCTGTAAGATGCTTACTGGAGTTTCTTGGATGTACagcattttttacatattactTCAGCGAAGTCTAGGTCTCTGCTTTGACTGGAAACAAGACTTAAAATGTTACTTAATAATTTTAGTCACTGTCATGTCACAGGACCCagttctgctgaaaaaaaatgcctttttttttttttttttttccccaaacgcTCTCACATTTTACTGTTGAGATTCCTTTTCTGGTAGGCTGTATTTGGTTTATGGAAAATGTCCTCTTTTATGATGTCCACGTAATTTATTTTTTCGGTTCATCAGTGCAAAGAACATTTTTCCAGaagttgatttttattgttcataTTCTCTGTGGTAAACTTGATTCTGGCCTTCATGCCATAGAGAGGTTAAGATGCATGAAACCCTTGAATGtgacagtttatttattcaaatttgatGTCTTAAGTGTCTATGATAATTATTAGAAATCTCTGTACTGTCATGAAATCAAATAGGCAATAAAGTCATGCTACAAAAGCCTCATTAAATGAAGACCATGTTGACGACTATTTAACAATGCATTTGtttaacattaataaaacactttgagttTTGCGGTGGTAAAAGGTCTCACCTTAGTGAGCCgtggttttaaaaacaaatctaaaatcaccacaaaaataactacattaaaaagcattaacgtttcactttaaataaagtgccacttttaacacatttgtttttcacttttgctttCAACGTCATTTTCAGTAATTATCTCACTTGTAATAACAAAGCAAAAACTCACAATCAAATCATACTCATAAATACTTTATTCTGTATAATAATTTAAGCTATTATatgttttaaacaacaaatacactttcatgtaaacattttcttcaaataaaatatattttaagcttAACTATTAAATAGCCAACAGTCtgtaaaaaaacatctattcatataaaatataaaatatatatactgtattttcaaataaaaaaaaaacatttttaggcaCCACTATTGACATCATTGCATCATATTGCATTTGAAATCCATGTGTGTTCGTCAGCAAACCTTAAGTTTCTCCTCATTTGAAGGGAGGTTCTCCAGGTAGTGCTGCACCTTCGCCAGCGTCACATAGTGCTGGCTGTCAGGGAACAAAAGGTCCCTGGGCTCCACACTCGGTTTGTCCTGGATGGGGCAGTCCAACATTAAGGCGAGAGAGCGCACCCTGGAGTCCAGGCTGGAAACGTCAGCTTGAATCTGACTCAGCCGATTCGTGAAGGGGCTCTGCAGCTCGTCATCTAAATGCCCGAGGTAGAGGCTGATATCAGTTAATCCGTTCATGGGAGGAGTGGAGACCTCTACCTGTAGGGGCGTCTGCCACAGAGGAGAGTAGAAAAATCTATGAGTAAATGCCAGGTGTGATGCTTTTGGTTGCTATTTTTAGTGGGGGTGAAGTAATCTTGCTCATAGAAACCCATTTAAAACATTCTAACGCTTGAATCACGATTCATACCTTATTGTTTAGTTTGTCTATGTGGACCAGAGTTATCTGAGCAATGTTTACTATGTTGTGTATGTTGCTTCTGATGGAGTCGGTCTTTGTTGGAAGACTTGAGCACTCAGGAGCTGCCATTAGAGAGACGAACAACAGGGCCAGAGGGACGCACATCTTGAAAAatgaactggaaaaaaacaaatcatgcaaAGACGTTACAAACAATAGATTCATTCATCTCCAAAGAAACTAATGTTTTTACATTCTTACATTTtagcatttcattttcattgttctgtttttgtttttggggtgCAATTTAAATCTAAGCTAaatataaagtgtttaaaattcAACCTTGCCTGATAAAAATAGTCCCTTTGGTCCCATCAAAGTCCTTACCTTTGTTTTTCAACTTCTGGTTGTCCTCCAGTGGCAATGAATGAATAGCACATCCCTTTTGCAGATCTCATTTAAGTAGTCAGCTTCCGTCATGAATCCTGTCTGGTCTTGCATGGGTCTTTTCCCCTCCTACCTCTTCCCCCTTTGGCTCAAACCTGAGTGTGACCCTGCGAGGTTAATCAGCACTCAAAACTTTGAGCACGACAGTTTTCTTGGTATTGAGACACTGACTCAGCTTTTTGGAACCCACACACATCCTGTGGTTTTTGAAGTTCTGGTTCCTTATGTCATTGTAATTTACTGGAAAATATGGGGTAGGGTAGGATATGGACATGTGATGCATCAGTTGTGATAAAGGTGATAAGGCAAGGCGAAATTGTACACAACCCTGTtaaaatgcctgtttttttgtgatgtaaaaaattaGACCACGGCATGTGATTTTACCTCTTGTAATTTGACGTACGGGTGAAGCAAGTTAATTAAAAACGTCTGAAAAGAGACACGACATGAAAAGGTGCAGTTGCGTAATTGCGAACACCCGTTAAGTAGCTGGGTAAAACATCGTGTTTCAGTTTAGTAGCCACAGGCTCGCATAACTCAtcaattatagaaaaaaaaaaaaaaacggatgaATGAGaagtaaaatatatgttttattggGGTTTTCCAAGGATTTGCTCATCAAAGCCATTGTTTGCAGGAAGGTTACAGAAGAGCAAAAGCATCTCATTGTGCAACCCTATCGGTTGGAGAAATCTAAAGCATTATTGCATACGATATATTGTGAAATGCTGTTGCTCAATCACTTTCATGATCACAGATGTATAAAATCCAACACCTCAGCATGCAAACCATTTCTACAATGCATTGGACTCCACCTGTGCAATTAATCCTTTAATGAAATGTCTTTGCTTCTGTATGTTCTGCTGTTGAGGATGCTGAAGTGCAGAGTGGCTAGAAGTCGGATACTTTCTGAGGAGTTGATAGCTACAGACCTCCAAACCTCACATTAGCTCAAGAACGTTGAGTTGGAGAGCTGGAGCCTTACTTCACCAAGCCCAGTCAAACCACTGAACCCACTGGAGTAAAACATGTGATCACAGGACTGTAAAGACAtggagaggttttattttgtggagTGAGGAATCGTTCCTCTGAATGTCCAGTGAAGTAGACATGACTCTGCATTTAGCAGGGAAGCTTGGTTCAGGGTGGATTGAActctttacttttcttttcaactgCTCATAGACCTtgctttcagtgttttcttactttcttaATTCTTGGACTTACTAAAACATCTTGGACAATACGAAACTCCCAATTTTGTGGGAACCATCGGGAGGGGAAGTTCCTGTTCCCTCACTGGATAAAATAAGATCCTCTCACgtttatgtgttttaaaggcAAATACTCCACATGTTTGTCAAAATATAATATGTCACAGAAAAGAGTGATTGATATTGGAAGAAATGATTAACAACAGGTACATTACTAAAACTTTAATgtcttcaaaacaaacaagcaaaaaacagTTGAGATGGCAGTTATCAGGAAAGCTGCCAAATAGCTGACAGCAAAAGTGACGTAACTGTATGAATCTGATACATGTGACAACAACATCCTGCTCTCTCCACGTGTATGAACTGTGAAATGAGCCATTTattatttgcaaatataaaaaacatcCAGACCTGCTGAAATTGCCCCCAGTATCTTTCTGGGAATGTGTTGTGGTCCGAAACAGATCTGTAACTTTGCAACAAAATTTCATAAGGAGACTTTGACATGGACATAATGATGGCCATGTTCAAAAGAACACAATGCCCTCTGTACGAATCGTGAATCATGGGTTATTTTCTGACAAAACTGGGTTTTCGTTGCCGTCAGTGAAAACATAAACGGCGCCAAACAACAGTCAGTTTCAACCCCAGCCTGCGGGTATCTGCTaagcaacatttgttttcagtatCATAGTCGGTCAAAGAGTGCatcaaaaacaaattctgaaatGGGGTAGCCGTAGTTCAGATCttgtctgacaaaaaaaatga
This region includes:
- the LOC103459217 gene encoding uncharacterized protein LOC103459217 translates to MGNLALSTSLFRTDATTSEPDNSGKFVARRICTGIIYYYTPMTAAEHQTVTLAKDSQATSTLLPASSPVSLETPPHTAVSSQTQSDAASNSRPLLLFFSWLGAQPGAVAKYRDLYLDRDMDVLLIQSSVMHFLWPRWGLSYGLEILNILEEPPFTGRLILVHASSIGGYTFTQLLTHIAQDPKRHTPLAHRVIGHIYDSLVVGSLDHMATGLGKTLVPRLEGFVKTTAMLYFRLFKSYTADLYENSIQVFHNSPVTSPALFFFSENDAMCSTTVLEKLMDLWRRRGVSVDGRKWKKSTHAAHLRCHPEEYVSTLQRFLNSLSVPSHKSNI
- the lepb gene encoding LOW QUALITY PROTEIN: leptin b (The sequence of the model RefSeq protein was modified relative to this genomic sequence to represent the inferred CDS: inserted 2 bases in 1 codon), whose product is MQDQTGFMTEADYLNEICKRDVLXSFIATGGQPEVEKQSSFFKMCVPLALLFVSLMAAPECSSLPTKTDSIRSNIHNIVNIAQITLVHIDKLNNKTPLQVEVSTPPMNGLTDISLYLGHLDDELQSPFTNRLSQIQADVSSLDSRVRSLALMLDCPIQDKPSVEPRDLLFPDSQHYVTLAKVQHYLENLPSNEEKLKVC